The Synchiropus splendidus isolate RoL2022-P1 chromosome 11, RoL_Sspl_1.0, whole genome shotgun sequence genome contains a region encoding:
- the LOC128767549 gene encoding uncharacterized protein LOC128767549: MLVQRLSEVKCLLFSKELSYTNNTTCMLRQYRALNENERAQPAPSTRKHAVDQASVAMVVKDSQPFTLVEDQGFRSLLDLLEPTYIIPTRQALKAMVEERFHAEMQKAKEEVQKAKACSLTADMWTSMDMEAYLGVTCHFITEEDTLNTILLGVERFPQSHTAENLAQAKTKIMAEWGIKD; the protein is encoded by the exons ATGTTGGTTCAGCGTCTGTCCGAG GTGAAGTGCTTGCTCTTCTCGAAGGAGCTGAgttacacaaacaacaccacatgcatgttgaggcagtaccgagccttgaatgaaaatgaacgtgCACAACCCGCGCCAA gtaccaggaaacatgctgtggatcaggcttcggttgccatggttgtgaaggattcccagcctttcacactggtggaagatcagggatttaggagcctcctggatctcctcgaGCCTACCTATATTATTCCAACTAGACAG gCTCTAAAGGCAATGGTCGAGGAGAGATTCCATGCCGAAatgcagaaggcaaaagaagaggtccagaaagctaaagcttgcagtctgactgcagacatgTGGACCTCTATGGACATGGAGGCCTATCTTGGTGTGACGTGTCACTTTATTACTGAGGAGGACACTCTGAACACCATCCTGCTGGGAGTGGAACgctttccacagagccacacagcagagaacttagcccaggcaaagacaaaaattatggcagaatggggaATAAAAGATTAG